The sequence below is a genomic window from Perca fluviatilis chromosome 13, GENO_Pfluv_1.0, whole genome shotgun sequence.
GACAGATGACTCTTGCAAACACTTGAAATGACTCAGCTGCTTGTCTGGATGTTGTTTCCACTCTGTCTTCTTTGGCATTCAAGTAGTATTATATTTAGGCCAAACAAGTAACACTGATCCAGGGATCCTGACTGCCtcactatacaatgatttaggAATAATCCCACAGCTGGCCTTGGATCAGTATTTACCAGATACTTGAATGGAATACTTGAATTTGTCTCTGCAAAGTGGGGTTTGTAGCTGTATTTTGTGACAGGTCTCTAGAACGTATGGTTCTAatgtattaaatataaatatacaacaACAGAAAGTCATACCACTGATATACTATGTACCTCCTCCTTAACCATTAAATAAGTAATTTAGTACATAATGATTTTATTCCCACTTCTTCAGTCACTACACCAAAagttttttattaaatgaaatatAAGCTTCAGCGCCCTCCTCACCCCAGTAATTTTCATACAACCCCTGAGGTTATTTAATCCATCAAATGGTCCATGGACTTCTGTTTCTCACCTAGTGAGTACCCCCTGCTCCTTtccctctttcctcttctcctccagAGAGGCAAACACCTTTTCCATGGTCTGTATAGTTTCTACCACATCCAGGTGGTCTGAGTTGATCCCCTGGACCTCCTCTCTGGCTTGGTGTTCGTAAGAGATCCCTCCCTCCTCCAACCCGCTGGTGGTGGACACAGCCTGCAGGGCAGCCCTGTTTTGGAGAACAAGCAGGCGGGACCTGGCAAACTCCTCAGGTCCAGCTATGTTTTCCCAGCAGATTGGAGAGGACGGTGGTAACCAGAAGCGCTGGGTGCAGTTGACTGGTTTTCCAGGGGTCTCTGTTATGAAGGGGCTGTCAGCAGGGAAGCTGTGAAGCAGGTGCAGAAGAGATGATCCAGAACCCCACTCCCAATCCTCAAGGTACGGGTCCCCAGACTCTTGTTCAGGGGGAAAAGTAGGAAGAGGCCCCGCTGCCCCGGCACCCTCTGCTGGGAAGCAGACCCCCAGCAGGAGGGAGCAGGACAGGCAGAGCACGGCCCTGCTCACTGCCCCCTGTAGCATCTCCAATCTGGCTGAAACATGAAGTATCAGGCTTGATCAGCTTTATTcagattgacacacacacacacacacacacacatgaatgtaATTTCTAGACAGACTGATGGAGAATTACAGTGAGACTTTTCATTGTCATAAAAGTGTGTCAATACAGGCAGAAATGCGATttcaccttcaaaataaaaggtaTAAATTAGGTTACATTTAATATAAAGAACAAAAAGGTTAATTGCTACAGTTCTGCCACATATGTCTCCACCAAGAACAGCGTTCTTT
It includes:
- the si:ch211-57n23.1 gene encoding uncharacterized protein si:ch211-57n23.1, whose product is MLQGAVSRAVLCLSCSLLLGVCFPAEGAGAAGPLPTFPPEQESGDPYLEDWEWGSGSSLLHLLHSFPADSPFITETPGKPVNCTQRFWLPPSSPICWENIAGPEEFARSRLLVLQNRAALQAVSTTSGLEEGGISYEHQAREEVQGINSDHLDVVETIQTMEKVFASLEEKRKEGKEQGVLTSMKEHLANTRDAIDGREHMANILENHFSTLENTLLNMQLRLNKLIQQ